The following are encoded in a window of Maylandia zebra isolate NMK-2024a linkage group LG5, Mzebra_GT3a, whole genome shotgun sequence genomic DNA:
- the dlgap4b gene encoding disks large-associated protein 4 isoform X3, which yields MKGLGTNRSRHLSDSCDTSADHSEALFSHKTTTLPRSPYLLSPTMDHYGTMDPHLYSSANPSSLPPECMLPLNNQLSNSSTFPGIHYNSYDQSDFSPPGDSIGGISTGTMGTSMSMGMGMGTGMGMGMAGLSARTPMITSGSATISHHMTKNQTPPSLLEFDKQLPGGRDGFSTLQFHRTSAAAAAKQRTDSPGRIRYMLHSVQKLFAKSQSLESHNMKGNVNGRSTGSGGGSSSTEDGGKHNRRAKSKDRGTKSEATAKRRPRSNMSGYWSSDDLDSSDLSSYHNTMAMMTLGRPSGPDSHGGQNRYIHSGYNTISSSKSSSDLKYQALPGPGGGGGGGLSGLGGLSGPGGLMMNDSDYMKGGSWSTLTMGQPRQVIQKGSATLDRSMLKSKSCQQELTCNYLQVGRRGDWSSSLGRSGGANEIPCRRMRSGSYVKAMGDMEDSDDSEGSPKPSPKTAARRQSYLRATQQSLSDQFPPRNRTLEYTFLQGELDALWSPLHSVSSLHQLGRSMSSCLPALREFSNNRSLDNLDCIGSIGSSLPPWDDDDFSQACSTLGRRMGQLRDLERSHHYEDRSSDSTFRDSRSHSQDNSEPPDLPMPTCFRSRSHSYLRAIQAGCSQDDEVASIDSGCSPPPIDTTVRTYSTSTVSSCITTCKKAAPPPVPPRTTSKPYISVTVQSSTESAQDNYLDQQDRRSEVNSQSSHAQSNSSDSLDSTRANSLARGIPRPPHIIPTPIATPREPIAPATANASTETSDSVVQHEPLKSGFNKGNLAAEEPLVVPVPRRKLSSIGIQVDCIQEVAREETPPLTRFQSIGVQVEDGWQLSHSSSMASKHETDSDTQDISIISHVINAKPTEKKVMVNCASQSMSSPPGRDSLDSADPTSSPPPPRQILNRSTTRSSSSSFSESLDPALDPSSLPPPDPWLDSGNNSSVPQSGGGGTLCRRDGQWFLKLLQAETGRMEGWCQQMEQETKDNQLSEEVLGKIRSAVGSAQLLMSQKFQQFRGLCEQNLNTNANPRPTAQDLAGFWDLLQLSIEDISLKFDELYHLKSNDWQPVTSAAAQSNSERKDEEKAASKKPGKVRPPLGREKSADSSSNSSLSSAEKQRQEARKRLLAAKKAASFRQNSATESADSIEIYVPEAQTRL from the exons ATGAAAGGCTTAGGGACCAACCGCAGCAGACACCTGTCTGATTCCTGCGACACTTCTGCAGACCATTCAGAGGCCCTCTTTTCTCATAAGACCACCACACTTCCTCGCAGCCCTTACTTGCTGAGTCCCACAATGGACCACTATGGCACCATGGACCCCCACCTTTACTCTTCAGCCAACCCAAGCTCCCTTCCACCAGAATGCATGCTGCCCCTCAACAACCAGCTGTCCAACAGCAGCACCTTTCCTGGGATTCACTACAACTCCTATGACCAGTCTGATTTTTCTCCTCCTGGGGACAGTATCGGAGGAATAAGCACAGGGACCATGGGGACCTCCATGTCCATGGGCATGGGCATGGGGACGGGAATGGGCATGGGCATGGCAGGGCTGAGCGCACGAACACCTATGATTACAAGTGGCTCAGCAACAATATCACATCATATGACCAAGAACCAGACCCCACCAAGTCTGCTTGAGTTTGATAAACAGTTACCTGGCGGCCGTGATGGATTCAGCACATTGCAGTTTCACCGaacatctgctgctgctgctgccaagCAGCGTACGGACAGTCCTGGTCGTATTCGTTACATGCTGCACTCAGTGCAGAAGCTCTTTGCGAAGTCGCAGTCCCTGGAGAGCCACAACATGAAAGGAAATGTTAACGGACGGTCGACCGGCAGTGGAGGAGGTTCATCTAGTACGGAGGATGGAGGGAAGCACAATCGCAGAGCCAAAAGTAAAGATCGGGGTACAAAATCAGAAGCAACTGCCAAGCGACGGCCACGCTCCAACATGTCGGGTTACTGGAGCTCGGACGATCTGGACAGCAGCGATTTGAGCAGCTACCACAACACCATGGCCATGATGACTCTCGGGCGTCCATCTGGCCCCGACAGCCACGGGGGGCAGAACAGATACATCCACAGTGGCTACAACACTATCAGCTCATCTAAAAGCAGCAGTGACTTAAAGTATCAGGCACTTCCTGGGCCAGggggtggaggaggtggtggatTAAGTGGACTAGGTGGATTAAGTGGACCAGGAGGTTTGATGATGAATGATAGTGACTATATGAAAGGAGGGTCATGGTCCACATTAACCATGGGTCAACCAAGACAGGTTATTCAGAAGGGCTCAGCTACACTGGACAGGTCCATGCTCAAATCCAAGTCCTGTCAACAAGAACTAACCTGCAACTACCTACAGGTTGGAAGAAGG GGTGACTGGAGCAGCTCATTAGGTCGCAGCGGGGGTGCCAATGAAATCCCATGCCGGCGGATGCGGAGTGGTAGCTATGTGAAGGCAATGGGAGACATGGAAGACAGCGATGACTCTGAGGGAAGTCCCAAACCCTCACCAAAAACTGCTGCTCGGCGTCAGAGCTACCTCAGGGCTACCCAGCAGTCTCTGAGTGACCAGTTTCCCCCACGCAA CAGAACCCTGGAATACACCTTTTTGCAAGGGGAGCTAGATGCCCTGTGGTCTCCACTCCACAGTGTGTCCTCTCTGCACCAGCTGGGCAGGTCAATGAGCAG CTGTCTTCCAGCTCTCAGAGAGTTCTCCAATAATCGCAGCCTAGACAACCTAGACTGTATCGGGAGTATAGGCTCATCTTTGCCACCATGGGACGACGATGACTTCAGCCAGGCTTGCAGTACCTTGGGCAGGCGCATGGGACAG CTACGAGACCTAGAAAGGAGCCATCATTATGAAGACCGCAGCTCAGATTCTACATTTAGAGATTCCCGTTCCCATTCTCAGGACAACTCAGAGCCTCCAGACCTACCCATGCCAACGTGCTTCCGATCCCGCAGCCACAGCTACCTGAGAGCCATCCAGGCTGGCTGTTCCCAAGACGACGAAGTTGCATCCATTGACTCGGGCTGCTCTCCGCCTCCCATTGACACCACGGTTCGCACCTACAGCACCAGCACTG TCTCCTCGTGCATAACCACCTGTAAGAAAGCAGCTCCTCCACCAGTGCCACCCCGTACAACCTCCAAGCCCTACATCTCAGTGACCGTGCAGAGCAGCACAGAATCGGCCCAGGACAACTACTTGGACCAGCAGGacaggaggtcagaggtcaacagCCAATCTAGCCACGCTCAAAGCAATTCTTCTGACAGCCTTGACAGCACCCGTGCCAACAGCCTGGCCCGGGGCATTCCCCGCCCTCCGCACATCATCCCCACTCCTATTGCTACCCCGAGAGAACCAATTGCCCCCGCTACTGCAAATGCTTCCACTGAGACAAGTGACTCTGTAGTCCAGCACGAACCCCTAAAATCGGGATTTAATAAAGGAAATCTTGCAGCAGAGGAGCCCCTAGTAGTCCCGGTGCCCAGGCGGAAACTTTCCTCCATTGGCATACAG GTGGACTGTATTCAGGAAGTTGCACGAGAAGAGACTCCTCCCCTGACCAGATTTCAATCAATTGGAGTACAGGTGGAGGACGGGTGGCA GCTCAGTCACTCCAGCAGCATGGCCTCAAAGCACGAAACAGACTCAGACACGCAGGACATCTCTATCATCTCCCATGTAATTAATGCCAAACCCACTGAGAAGAAAGTCATGGTCAATTGTGCCAGTCAGTCCATGAGCTCCCCTCCTGGACGAGACTCTTTAGACAGCGCCGACCCCACCTCTTCACCTCCACCTCCCAGGCAGATTCTCAACCGCTCCACCACAAGAAGCAGCTCTTCCTCTTTTTCGGAAAGTCTGGACCCAGCGTTGGACCCCTCTTCTCTTCCACCGCCAGACCCCTGGCTGGACAGCGGGAATAACAGCAGTGTCCCTCAGAGCGGAGGAGGGGGAACGCTGTGTCGGAGGGACGGCCAGTGGTTCTTGAAGCTACTGCAGGCCGAGACGGGACGCATGGAAGGCTGGTGCCAGCAGATGGAACAGGAAACCAAAGATAACCAGCTCTCAGAAGAGG TGCTGGGGAAGATTCGCAGTGCAGTAGGAAGTGCCCAACTCCTAATGTCTCAGAAGTTTCAGCAGTTCCGGGGACTGTGTGAACAAAACTTG AATACAAATGCCAACCCACGCCCTACAGCCCAGGACCTGGCTGGTTTTTGGGACCTCCTTCAGCTATCCATTGAAGACATCAGCCTCAAATTTGATGAGCTGTACCATCTCAAGTCCAATGACTGGCAGCCCGTGACATCTGCAGCTGCCCAGTCAAATTCTGAGCGGAAG GACGAGGAGAAGGCGGCGTCAAAGAAGCCTGGTAAGGTACGACCACCGCTGGGCCGCGAGAAGAGTGCCGACTCTTCATCCAACTCTTCCTTGAGCTCGGCAGAGAAACAGCGACAAGAGGCTCGCAAGCGTCTGCTGGCTGCTAAGAAGGCTGCCTCGTTTCGCCAGAACTCGGCCACAGAGAGCGCAGACAGCATCGAAATTTACGTCCCTGAGGCCCAGACTCGTCTCTGA
- the dlgap4b gene encoding disks large-associated protein 4 isoform X1 produces MKGLGTNRSRHLSDSCDTSADHSEALFSHKTTTLPRSPYLLSPTMDHYGTMDPHLYSSANPSSLPPECMLPLNNQLSNSSTFPGIHYNSYDQSDFSPPGDSIGGISTGTMGTSMSMGMGMGTGMGMGMAGLSARTPMITSGSATISHHMTKNQTPPSLLEFDKQLPGGRDGFSTLQFHRTSAAAAAKQRTDSPGRIRYMLHSVQKLFAKSQSLESHNMKGNVNGRSTGSGGGSSSTEDGGKHNRRAKSKDRGTKSEATAKRRPRSNMSGYWSSDDLDSSDLSSYHNTMAMMTLGRPSGPDSHGGQNRYIHSGYNTISSSKSSSDLKYQALPGPGGGGGGGLSGLGGLSGPGGLMMNDSDYMKGGSWSTLTMGQPRQVIQKGSATLDRSMLKSKSCQQELTCNYLQVGRRGDWSSSLGRSGGANEIPCRRMRSGSYVKAMGDMEDSDDSEGSPKPSPKTAARRQSYLRATQQSLSDQFPPRNRTLEYTFLQGELDALWSPLHSVSSLHQLGRSMSSCLPALREFSNNRSLDNLDCIGSIGSSLPPWDDDDFSQACSTLGRRMGQLRDLERSHHYEDRSSDSTFRDSRSHSQDNSEPPDLPMPTCFRSRSHSYLRAIQAGCSQDDEVASIDSGCSPPPIDTTVRTYSTSTDELSGQWKTWKEQFGSYLRATGLDKEPKEKQLAIFLQRFGTDRPHILPPRTVSSCITTCKKAAPPPVPPRTTSKPYISVTVQSSTESAQDNYLDQQDRRSEVNSQSSHAQSNSSDSLDSTRANSLARGIPRPPHIIPTPIATPREPIAPATANASTETSDSVVQHEPLKSGFNKGNLAAEEPLVVPVPRRKLSSIGIQVDCIQEVAREETPPLTRFQSIGVQVEDGWQLSHSSSMASKHETDSDTQDISIISHVINAKPTEKKVMVNCASQSMSSPPGRDSLDSADPTSSPPPPRQILNRSTTRSSSSSFSESLDPALDPSSLPPPDPWLDSGNNSSVPQSGGGGTLCRRDGQWFLKLLQAETGRMEGWCQQMEQETKDNQLSEEVLGKIRSAVGSAQLLMSQKFQQFRGLCEQNLNTNANPRPTAQDLAGFWDLLQLSIEDISLKFDELYHLKSNDWQPVTSAAAQSNSERKDEEKAASKKPGKVRPPLGREKSADSSSNSSLSSAEKQRQEARKRLLAAKKAASFRQNSATESADSIEIYVPEAQTRL; encoded by the exons ATGAAAGGCTTAGGGACCAACCGCAGCAGACACCTGTCTGATTCCTGCGACACTTCTGCAGACCATTCAGAGGCCCTCTTTTCTCATAAGACCACCACACTTCCTCGCAGCCCTTACTTGCTGAGTCCCACAATGGACCACTATGGCACCATGGACCCCCACCTTTACTCTTCAGCCAACCCAAGCTCCCTTCCACCAGAATGCATGCTGCCCCTCAACAACCAGCTGTCCAACAGCAGCACCTTTCCTGGGATTCACTACAACTCCTATGACCAGTCTGATTTTTCTCCTCCTGGGGACAGTATCGGAGGAATAAGCACAGGGACCATGGGGACCTCCATGTCCATGGGCATGGGCATGGGGACGGGAATGGGCATGGGCATGGCAGGGCTGAGCGCACGAACACCTATGATTACAAGTGGCTCAGCAACAATATCACATCATATGACCAAGAACCAGACCCCACCAAGTCTGCTTGAGTTTGATAAACAGTTACCTGGCGGCCGTGATGGATTCAGCACATTGCAGTTTCACCGaacatctgctgctgctgctgccaagCAGCGTACGGACAGTCCTGGTCGTATTCGTTACATGCTGCACTCAGTGCAGAAGCTCTTTGCGAAGTCGCAGTCCCTGGAGAGCCACAACATGAAAGGAAATGTTAACGGACGGTCGACCGGCAGTGGAGGAGGTTCATCTAGTACGGAGGATGGAGGGAAGCACAATCGCAGAGCCAAAAGTAAAGATCGGGGTACAAAATCAGAAGCAACTGCCAAGCGACGGCCACGCTCCAACATGTCGGGTTACTGGAGCTCGGACGATCTGGACAGCAGCGATTTGAGCAGCTACCACAACACCATGGCCATGATGACTCTCGGGCGTCCATCTGGCCCCGACAGCCACGGGGGGCAGAACAGATACATCCACAGTGGCTACAACACTATCAGCTCATCTAAAAGCAGCAGTGACTTAAAGTATCAGGCACTTCCTGGGCCAGggggtggaggaggtggtggatTAAGTGGACTAGGTGGATTAAGTGGACCAGGAGGTTTGATGATGAATGATAGTGACTATATGAAAGGAGGGTCATGGTCCACATTAACCATGGGTCAACCAAGACAGGTTATTCAGAAGGGCTCAGCTACACTGGACAGGTCCATGCTCAAATCCAAGTCCTGTCAACAAGAACTAACCTGCAACTACCTACAGGTTGGAAGAAGG GGTGACTGGAGCAGCTCATTAGGTCGCAGCGGGGGTGCCAATGAAATCCCATGCCGGCGGATGCGGAGTGGTAGCTATGTGAAGGCAATGGGAGACATGGAAGACAGCGATGACTCTGAGGGAAGTCCCAAACCCTCACCAAAAACTGCTGCTCGGCGTCAGAGCTACCTCAGGGCTACCCAGCAGTCTCTGAGTGACCAGTTTCCCCCACGCAA CAGAACCCTGGAATACACCTTTTTGCAAGGGGAGCTAGATGCCCTGTGGTCTCCACTCCACAGTGTGTCCTCTCTGCACCAGCTGGGCAGGTCAATGAGCAG CTGTCTTCCAGCTCTCAGAGAGTTCTCCAATAATCGCAGCCTAGACAACCTAGACTGTATCGGGAGTATAGGCTCATCTTTGCCACCATGGGACGACGATGACTTCAGCCAGGCTTGCAGTACCTTGGGCAGGCGCATGGGACAG CTACGAGACCTAGAAAGGAGCCATCATTATGAAGACCGCAGCTCAGATTCTACATTTAGAGATTCCCGTTCCCATTCTCAGGACAACTCAGAGCCTCCAGACCTACCCATGCCAACGTGCTTCCGATCCCGCAGCCACAGCTACCTGAGAGCCATCCAGGCTGGCTGTTCCCAAGACGACGAAGTTGCATCCATTGACTCGGGCTGCTCTCCGCCTCCCATTGACACCACGGTTCGCACCTACAGCACCAGCACTG ACGAACTTTCTGGACAATGGAAGACATGGAAAGAACAGTTTGGCTCTTACCTGAGAGCCACAGGCTTGGACAAAGAACCAAAGGAGAAACAACTTGCAATTTTTCTTCAGCGTTTTGGGACAGACAGACCACACATCCTACCCCCACGCACAG TCTCCTCGTGCATAACCACCTGTAAGAAAGCAGCTCCTCCACCAGTGCCACCCCGTACAACCTCCAAGCCCTACATCTCAGTGACCGTGCAGAGCAGCACAGAATCGGCCCAGGACAACTACTTGGACCAGCAGGacaggaggtcagaggtcaacagCCAATCTAGCCACGCTCAAAGCAATTCTTCTGACAGCCTTGACAGCACCCGTGCCAACAGCCTGGCCCGGGGCATTCCCCGCCCTCCGCACATCATCCCCACTCCTATTGCTACCCCGAGAGAACCAATTGCCCCCGCTACTGCAAATGCTTCCACTGAGACAAGTGACTCTGTAGTCCAGCACGAACCCCTAAAATCGGGATTTAATAAAGGAAATCTTGCAGCAGAGGAGCCCCTAGTAGTCCCGGTGCCCAGGCGGAAACTTTCCTCCATTGGCATACAG GTGGACTGTATTCAGGAAGTTGCACGAGAAGAGACTCCTCCCCTGACCAGATTTCAATCAATTGGAGTACAGGTGGAGGACGGGTGGCA GCTCAGTCACTCCAGCAGCATGGCCTCAAAGCACGAAACAGACTCAGACACGCAGGACATCTCTATCATCTCCCATGTAATTAATGCCAAACCCACTGAGAAGAAAGTCATGGTCAATTGTGCCAGTCAGTCCATGAGCTCCCCTCCTGGACGAGACTCTTTAGACAGCGCCGACCCCACCTCTTCACCTCCACCTCCCAGGCAGATTCTCAACCGCTCCACCACAAGAAGCAGCTCTTCCTCTTTTTCGGAAAGTCTGGACCCAGCGTTGGACCCCTCTTCTCTTCCACCGCCAGACCCCTGGCTGGACAGCGGGAATAACAGCAGTGTCCCTCAGAGCGGAGGAGGGGGAACGCTGTGTCGGAGGGACGGCCAGTGGTTCTTGAAGCTACTGCAGGCCGAGACGGGACGCATGGAAGGCTGGTGCCAGCAGATGGAACAGGAAACCAAAGATAACCAGCTCTCAGAAGAGG TGCTGGGGAAGATTCGCAGTGCAGTAGGAAGTGCCCAACTCCTAATGTCTCAGAAGTTTCAGCAGTTCCGGGGACTGTGTGAACAAAACTTG AATACAAATGCCAACCCACGCCCTACAGCCCAGGACCTGGCTGGTTTTTGGGACCTCCTTCAGCTATCCATTGAAGACATCAGCCTCAAATTTGATGAGCTGTACCATCTCAAGTCCAATGACTGGCAGCCCGTGACATCTGCAGCTGCCCAGTCAAATTCTGAGCGGAAG GACGAGGAGAAGGCGGCGTCAAAGAAGCCTGGTAAGGTACGACCACCGCTGGGCCGCGAGAAGAGTGCCGACTCTTCATCCAACTCTTCCTTGAGCTCGGCAGAGAAACAGCGACAAGAGGCTCGCAAGCGTCTGCTGGCTGCTAAGAAGGCTGCCTCGTTTCGCCAGAACTCGGCCACAGAGAGCGCAGACAGCATCGAAATTTACGTCCCTGAGGCCCAGACTCGTCTCTGA
- the dlgap4b gene encoding disks large-associated protein 4 isoform X5 — translation MKGLGTNRSRHLSDSCDTSADHSEALFSHKTTTLPRSPYLLSPTMDHYGTMDPHLYSSANPSSLPPECMLPLNNQLSNSSTFPGIHYNSYDQSDFSPPGDSIGGISTGTMGTSMSMGMGMGTGMGMGMAGLSARTPMITSGSATISHHMTKNQTPPSLLEFDKQLPGGRDGFSTLQFHRTSAAAAAKQRTDSPGRIRYMLHSVQKLFAKSQSLESHNMKGNVNGRSTGSGGGSSSTEDGGKHNRRAKSKDRGTKSEATAKRRPRSNMSGYWSSDDLDSSDLSSYHNTMAMMTLGRPSGPDSHGGQNRYIHSGYNTISSSKSSSDLKYQALPGPGGGGGGGLSGLGGLSGPGGLMMNDSDYMKGGSWSTLTMGQPRQVIQKGSATLDRSMLKSKSCQQELTCNYLQVGRRGDWSSSLGRSGGANEIPCRRMRSGSYVKAMGDMEDSDDSEGSPKPSPKTAARRQSYLRATQQSLSDQFPPRNCLPALREFSNNRSLDNLDCIGSIGSSLPPWDDDDFSQACSTLGRRMGQLRDLERSHHYEDRSSDSTFRDSRSHSQDNSEPPDLPMPTCFRSRSHSYLRAIQAGCSQDDEVASIDSGCSPPPIDTTVRTYSTSTVSSCITTCKKAAPPPVPPRTTSKPYISVTVQSSTESAQDNYLDQQDRRSEVNSQSSHAQSNSSDSLDSTRANSLARGIPRPPHIIPTPIATPREPIAPATANASTETSDSVVQHEPLKSGFNKGNLAAEEPLVVPVPRRKLSSIGIQVDCIQEVAREETPPLTRFQSIGVQVEDGWQLSHSSSMASKHETDSDTQDISIISHVINAKPTEKKVMVNCASQSMSSPPGRDSLDSADPTSSPPPPRQILNRSTTRSSSSSFSESLDPALDPSSLPPPDPWLDSGNNSSVPQSGGGGTLCRRDGQWFLKLLQAETGRMEGWCQQMEQETKDNQLSEEVLGKIRSAVGSAQLLMSQKFQQFRGLCEQNLNTNANPRPTAQDLAGFWDLLQLSIEDISLKFDELYHLKSNDWQPVTSAAAQSNSERKDEEKAASKKPGKVRPPLGREKSADSSSNSSLSSAEKQRQEARKRLLAAKKAASFRQNSATESADSIEIYVPEAQTRL, via the exons ATGAAAGGCTTAGGGACCAACCGCAGCAGACACCTGTCTGATTCCTGCGACACTTCTGCAGACCATTCAGAGGCCCTCTTTTCTCATAAGACCACCACACTTCCTCGCAGCCCTTACTTGCTGAGTCCCACAATGGACCACTATGGCACCATGGACCCCCACCTTTACTCTTCAGCCAACCCAAGCTCCCTTCCACCAGAATGCATGCTGCCCCTCAACAACCAGCTGTCCAACAGCAGCACCTTTCCTGGGATTCACTACAACTCCTATGACCAGTCTGATTTTTCTCCTCCTGGGGACAGTATCGGAGGAATAAGCACAGGGACCATGGGGACCTCCATGTCCATGGGCATGGGCATGGGGACGGGAATGGGCATGGGCATGGCAGGGCTGAGCGCACGAACACCTATGATTACAAGTGGCTCAGCAACAATATCACATCATATGACCAAGAACCAGACCCCACCAAGTCTGCTTGAGTTTGATAAACAGTTACCTGGCGGCCGTGATGGATTCAGCACATTGCAGTTTCACCGaacatctgctgctgctgctgccaagCAGCGTACGGACAGTCCTGGTCGTATTCGTTACATGCTGCACTCAGTGCAGAAGCTCTTTGCGAAGTCGCAGTCCCTGGAGAGCCACAACATGAAAGGAAATGTTAACGGACGGTCGACCGGCAGTGGAGGAGGTTCATCTAGTACGGAGGATGGAGGGAAGCACAATCGCAGAGCCAAAAGTAAAGATCGGGGTACAAAATCAGAAGCAACTGCCAAGCGACGGCCACGCTCCAACATGTCGGGTTACTGGAGCTCGGACGATCTGGACAGCAGCGATTTGAGCAGCTACCACAACACCATGGCCATGATGACTCTCGGGCGTCCATCTGGCCCCGACAGCCACGGGGGGCAGAACAGATACATCCACAGTGGCTACAACACTATCAGCTCATCTAAAAGCAGCAGTGACTTAAAGTATCAGGCACTTCCTGGGCCAGggggtggaggaggtggtggatTAAGTGGACTAGGTGGATTAAGTGGACCAGGAGGTTTGATGATGAATGATAGTGACTATATGAAAGGAGGGTCATGGTCCACATTAACCATGGGTCAACCAAGACAGGTTATTCAGAAGGGCTCAGCTACACTGGACAGGTCCATGCTCAAATCCAAGTCCTGTCAACAAGAACTAACCTGCAACTACCTACAGGTTGGAAGAAGG GGTGACTGGAGCAGCTCATTAGGTCGCAGCGGGGGTGCCAATGAAATCCCATGCCGGCGGATGCGGAGTGGTAGCTATGTGAAGGCAATGGGAGACATGGAAGACAGCGATGACTCTGAGGGAAGTCCCAAACCCTCACCAAAAACTGCTGCTCGGCGTCAGAGCTACCTCAGGGCTACCCAGCAGTCTCTGAGTGACCAGTTTCCCCCACGCAA CTGTCTTCCAGCTCTCAGAGAGTTCTCCAATAATCGCAGCCTAGACAACCTAGACTGTATCGGGAGTATAGGCTCATCTTTGCCACCATGGGACGACGATGACTTCAGCCAGGCTTGCAGTACCTTGGGCAGGCGCATGGGACAG CTACGAGACCTAGAAAGGAGCCATCATTATGAAGACCGCAGCTCAGATTCTACATTTAGAGATTCCCGTTCCCATTCTCAGGACAACTCAGAGCCTCCAGACCTACCCATGCCAACGTGCTTCCGATCCCGCAGCCACAGCTACCTGAGAGCCATCCAGGCTGGCTGTTCCCAAGACGACGAAGTTGCATCCATTGACTCGGGCTGCTCTCCGCCTCCCATTGACACCACGGTTCGCACCTACAGCACCAGCACTG TCTCCTCGTGCATAACCACCTGTAAGAAAGCAGCTCCTCCACCAGTGCCACCCCGTACAACCTCCAAGCCCTACATCTCAGTGACCGTGCAGAGCAGCACAGAATCGGCCCAGGACAACTACTTGGACCAGCAGGacaggaggtcagaggtcaacagCCAATCTAGCCACGCTCAAAGCAATTCTTCTGACAGCCTTGACAGCACCCGTGCCAACAGCCTGGCCCGGGGCATTCCCCGCCCTCCGCACATCATCCCCACTCCTATTGCTACCCCGAGAGAACCAATTGCCCCCGCTACTGCAAATGCTTCCACTGAGACAAGTGACTCTGTAGTCCAGCACGAACCCCTAAAATCGGGATTTAATAAAGGAAATCTTGCAGCAGAGGAGCCCCTAGTAGTCCCGGTGCCCAGGCGGAAACTTTCCTCCATTGGCATACAG GTGGACTGTATTCAGGAAGTTGCACGAGAAGAGACTCCTCCCCTGACCAGATTTCAATCAATTGGAGTACAGGTGGAGGACGGGTGGCA GCTCAGTCACTCCAGCAGCATGGCCTCAAAGCACGAAACAGACTCAGACACGCAGGACATCTCTATCATCTCCCATGTAATTAATGCCAAACCCACTGAGAAGAAAGTCATGGTCAATTGTGCCAGTCAGTCCATGAGCTCCCCTCCTGGACGAGACTCTTTAGACAGCGCCGACCCCACCTCTTCACCTCCACCTCCCAGGCAGATTCTCAACCGCTCCACCACAAGAAGCAGCTCTTCCTCTTTTTCGGAAAGTCTGGACCCAGCGTTGGACCCCTCTTCTCTTCCACCGCCAGACCCCTGGCTGGACAGCGGGAATAACAGCAGTGTCCCTCAGAGCGGAGGAGGGGGAACGCTGTGTCGGAGGGACGGCCAGTGGTTCTTGAAGCTACTGCAGGCCGAGACGGGACGCATGGAAGGCTGGTGCCAGCAGATGGAACAGGAAACCAAAGATAACCAGCTCTCAGAAGAGG TGCTGGGGAAGATTCGCAGTGCAGTAGGAAGTGCCCAACTCCTAATGTCTCAGAAGTTTCAGCAGTTCCGGGGACTGTGTGAACAAAACTTG AATACAAATGCCAACCCACGCCCTACAGCCCAGGACCTGGCTGGTTTTTGGGACCTCCTTCAGCTATCCATTGAAGACATCAGCCTCAAATTTGATGAGCTGTACCATCTCAAGTCCAATGACTGGCAGCCCGTGACATCTGCAGCTGCCCAGTCAAATTCTGAGCGGAAG GACGAGGAGAAGGCGGCGTCAAAGAAGCCTGGTAAGGTACGACCACCGCTGGGCCGCGAGAAGAGTGCCGACTCTTCATCCAACTCTTCCTTGAGCTCGGCAGAGAAACAGCGACAAGAGGCTCGCAAGCGTCTGCTGGCTGCTAAGAAGGCTGCCTCGTTTCGCCAGAACTCGGCCACAGAGAGCGCAGACAGCATCGAAATTTACGTCCCTGAGGCCCAGACTCGTCTCTGA